Sequence from the Halanaerobiaceae bacterium ANBcell28 genome:
ATACATATAATCAGTAATACCTTCGGTAATAATATTATCACTTCTAGAAGGTCCTATGTTAAATTTTAAATCTGCTCCAAGAGCTTTAACTAAAGGAGATAAAGTTTCCATTTTCGATTCATTTTCTAGACCTTGATCATAAGCACTTCTGTATATTTTAGTAATTCCGTCTTCATCCTTATCAATTGCTCGAACATTTAATATATTACAATTATTAATCATATAAGGTGAATGTGTTGTATATATTATCTGATTGTTTCTTTTAGCTAAATCTGAAAATAATTTTAGTAATTCTTTTTGAGCATTTACATGCAGATGAACTCCTGGCTCATCTAATAAGTATAAGACAGATTTATCTTCATAATCCCGTGATAATATATCAACAAAAAGACTGATATACCATCTCAAACCATTACTTCTTTCACTAAATTCCATTGTATTATTTTCAGTTTTTATAAAAAATGATAGTACTCGACTATCAAAGCCTGCCTGGAAACTTATCTTATCTTGAGTATAAAATTTATTAAACTGTCTTGCGATATTTTTACTGATTTTATCGTTTATCTTGTTCCTTAAGTCTTGCCTCATCCCAGGTCTAGTATCGTCAAAAGCCGATAAAATTTCTTCTTTACTTATTTTAGCTGCTGTAAGAAATTTTGTTATAATCTGCTCTTTATCCTCTATTATTTCCTTTATTTTATCATATTTATAGCTACTTTCTAGTTGTCTATCTTCTGGTCTATAGTAGATTTGTGGTAATAAGCTATAATAATTATCTAGACCACGAATAATACTATCTATTTTTTTTATCATAACCTCTTTTTCTTCAATACTTTTATTAATACAACTTTTTAGCTGTTTTAATTTTTGTTTATAATTAATAAAAATTTGTGTTGTAATTTTACTTAAGTCATCTAAGTAATCATTTATTGTTTTTCTTACACTATTTTTTGCCCAAACACTATTCTTACTTTTATATTCAATAATATCATCAATTAAATTTAATAATTCGATATCTTTTTTTATTAAGTTAGTTAACCCTCCCTCCAAGACTATAGTTGAATCATCAATATAACTTAATTTA
This genomic interval carries:
- a CDS encoding AAA family ATPase, with amino-acid sequence MRVLGFKINNYKSMGSEKNNLFVEPNVTALIGKNESGKSNILEAIGRLSFLSPLTAEYMRDSNRGGANEISIIIYLEFYQNELSRYDIDQCETKLSYIDDSTIVLEGGLTNLIKKDIELLNLIDDIIEYKSKNSVWAKNSVRKTINDYLDDLSKITTQIFINYKQKLKQLKSCINKSIEEKEVMIKKIDSIIRGLDNYYSLLPQIYYRPEDRQLESSYKYDKIKEIIEDKEQIITKFLTAAKISKEEILSAFDDTRPGMRQDLRNKINDKISKNIARQFNKFYTQDKISFQAGFDSRVLSFFIKTENNTMEFSERSNGLRWYISLFVDILSRDYEDKSVLYLLDEPGVHLHVNAQKELLKLFSDLAKRNNQIIYTTHSPYMINNCNILNVRAIDKDEDGITKIYRSAYDQGLENESKMETLSPLVKALGADLKFNIGPSRSDNIITEGITDYMYIKAIISYLGITNAPNIIPSTGASNINKIVSILIGWGCDFKILLDYDKAGYDEYDVLVNDLHKSLKDKIFFVNSKEGTDIVPKEIKGSSYTIESLISKNDFRKLSHNISDSYSSKTIVAKEFHDKIINKEFEPDEETILNFSNLFLTLGLISEESFVDETA